One part of the Tunicatimonas pelagia genome encodes these proteins:
- a CDS encoding glycoside hydrolase family 97 C-terminal domain-containing protein, with the protein MPAQFDSLGVLDGKLDEHVSVVRRAGEEWFVGSLTNREVRQLAIRLDFLPPGKTYVATLYEDAEDTHYQNNKEAYRIRQNVVVTADSVLSVQLAPGGGHAIHIFPHGK; encoded by the coding sequence ATGCCAGCGCAGTTTGATAGCTTAGGCGTATTAGACGGAAAGCTGGATGAGCACGTCAGCGTGGTACGACGCGCGGGTGAAGAGTGGTTTGTAGGATCGTTAACGAATCGAGAGGTGCGGCAGTTGGCTATTCGGCTAGATTTTCTTCCTCCGGGGAAGACGTACGTAGCCACACTGTACGAAGACGCTGAGGATACTCACTACCAGAACAATAAGGAAGCCTACCGGATTCGGCAAAACGTAGTAGTTACGGCTGATTCGGTGTTATCCGTGCAGCTTGCTCCCGGTGGGGGACACGCAATACATATTTTCCCTCACGGAAAGTAA